A stretch of DNA from Brevibacterium ihuae:
CTCGTCGCCTCCGGGAGCTGCGAACTGGGATTCGTCGAAACCCCGCACGCGCATCCGGAGCTCCGCACCCGCGTCGTGGCCCGGGACCGGCTCGTGGTCGTCGTGCCACCCGCCCACCCGTGGGCCGAGCGCACCGCTGGCCTCACCCCGGCGGAGCTCGCGGCCACGCCGCTCGTCGTCCGCGAGCCGGGATCGGGCACGCGCGTCACGCTCGACGAGGCGCTCGCCGCCCACGATCCGGTGCCGCCGGCGCTCGAGTCGGGCAGCAACGCCGCCGTGCTCGCGAGCGTCACGGCCGGGGCGGGACCCGCGGTGCTGAGCGAGCTCGTGATCTCCGGACCGCTCCGGCGCGACGATCTCATCGCGATCCCGGTGGTCGGCCTCGACCTCGGCCGCGAGATCCGCGCGGTGTGGCGCGGGCCGCGCCCCACCCCGCTCGCCGAGGCGCTCATCGAGGTCGCCCGGGCGACCTGAGGCAACCGGACAGGAGACGGAAGCGGTCCGGTCCCGGGCCACCCGCACCTCCCGGAGCTGCCACGATCTGCCCACCCGGGCGGCCGGTGCCCGACATCCGGCCGCCGCGCACCGAATTTCCGTCCGGATACAGACTTGAGCGGAATAGACTCAACCCTGGTGATGTTGTCCCATCAGACGCCCGAAGAAGGCACGGATTCGAAAGGACACCATCCATGACCGCACAGTTCACGACGAAGTCGCAGGAAGTGCTCTCGGCCGCGGTGAAGGACGCCGTGGACCGGGGCCACTCGCAGGTCGACCCCGCACACATCCTGCTCGCCCTGCTCACCCAGCCGGAGAGCATCGCCGGCGCGCTCCTCGAGCATCTCGGCGCGAGCTCCGCCGCCGTGCGCTCCGAGGTCGAGCAGGTCCTCGCCGGCCTGCCGAGCGTGTCCGGCACCAACCAGGCGCAGCCGAGCCTCTCCCGCAGCGGCCTCCAGCTCGTCACCACCGCGGAGAAGGAGATGGCCGCCCTCGGCGACCAGTTCATCTCCACCGAGCACCTGCTCATCGCCGCCACGGCCGACTCCGGCCCGGTTCGCTCCCTGCTGGGCCGCAACGGGGTCACCCGCGACGGCCTCCTCGCCGCGCTGCCGGAGGTGCGCGGCGGTCGCAAGGTCACGAGCGAGAACCCCGAGGACACCTTCCAGGCGCTCGAGAAGTACGGCGTCGACCTCACCGCCGCCGCGCGCGAGGGGAAGCTCGACCCGGTGATCGGCCGCGACTCCGAGATCCGCCGGGTGGTCCAGGTGCTCTCGCGCCGGACGAAGAACAACCCGGTGCTCATCGGCGAGCCCGGCGTCGGCAAGACCGCCGTCGTCGAGGGCCTCGCCCAGCGCATCGTCGCCGGCGACGTCCCGGACTCGCTCCGCAACAAGACGCTCATCAGCCTCGACATGGCAGGCATGGTCGCCGGCGCCAAGTACCGCGGCGAGTTCGAGGAGCGCCTCAAGGCCGTGCTCGAGGAGATCAAGTCCTCCGACGGCCAGGTCGTGACGTTCATCGACGAGATCCACACCGTCGTCGGCGCCGGGGCCACCGGCGACTCCGCGATGGATGCCGGCAACATGCTCAAGCCGATGCTCGCGCGCGGTGAGCTGCGGCTCGTCGGCGCGACCACGCTCGACGAGTACCGCGAGAACATCGAGAAGGACCCCGCGCTCGAACGCCGCTTCCAGCAGGTGTTCGTCGGCGAGCCGAGCGTCGAGGACTCGATCGCGATCCTCCGCGGCCTCAAGGAGCGCTACGAAGCGCACCACAAGGTGACGATCGCCGACTCCGCGCTCGTCGCCGCGGCGTCCCTGTCGAACCGCTACATCTCCGGCCGTCAGCTGCCGGACAAGGCGATCGACCTCGTCGACGAGGCGGCGTCCCGCCTGCGGATGGAGATCGACTCCGCCCCCATCGAGATCGACGAGCTCACCCGGGCCGTCGACCGCCTCAAAATGGAGGAGATGGCTCTCGAGCGCGAGAGCGACGCCGCCTCGGTCGAACGGCTCGCGGTGCTCCGCGAGGACCTCGCCGACAAGCAGGAGGAGCTCGCGGGACTCAACGCGACGTGGGAGACCCAGCGCGCCGGCCTCAACCGGGTGGGCGAGCTCAAGCAGAAGCTCGACGACCTGCGCTCGCAGGCCGAGATCGCCCGCCGCGACACCGACCTCGAGACGGCCTCCCGCCTGCTCTACGGCGAGATCCCGGCCGTCGAGCAGGAGATCGCCGCCGCCGAGGCGGAGGAGAAGGCGGCCGGAACCGCCCGTGCGATGGTCGGCGACCAGGTGACCGCCGACGACATCGCCGAGGTGGTCGCCGCCTGGACCGGCATCCCCGCCGGCCGGCTGCTCGAGGGGGAGCGCGACAAGCTCCTCCGCGCCGAGGAGATCATCGGTCAGCGGCTCATCGGCCAGACCTCGGCCGTCGCCTCGGTGTCGGACGCGATCCGGCGGTCGCGGGCAGGCGTGTCCGATCCCGACCGGCCGACCGGCAGCTTCCTGTTCCTCGGTCCCACCGGTGTGGGCAAGACCGAGCTCGCGAAGTCGCTCGCCGACTTCCTGTTCGACGACGAGCGCGCGCTCGTGCGCATCGACATGAGCGAGTACGGCGAGAAGCACTCGGTGTCCCGGCTCGTCGGCGCGCCTCCCGGCTACGTCGGCTACGAGACCGGCGGACAGCTCACCGAGGCGATCCGCCGCCGGCCCTACTCGGTGGTGCTGCTCGACGAGGTCGAGAAGGCGCACCCGGACGTGTTCGACATCCTGCTCCAGGTGCTCGACGACGGCCGGCTCACCGACGGGCAGGGGAGGACCGTGGACTTCCGCAACACGATCCTCATCCTCACCTCGAACCTCGGCTCGCAGTTCCTCGTCGACCAGTCGCTCGAGAAGGAGCAGCGGGAGTCGGCGGTGATGGACGTCGTGCACCGCGCGTTCAAGCCGGAGTTCCTCAACCGGCTCGACGACGTCGTGATGTTCGACCCGCTGTCCATGGAGGACCTCAGCCGCATCGTCGATCTGCAGATCGCGGCGATGCAGGAGCGGCTGGCCGAACGCCGGCTCACCCTGGAGATCACTCCGGCGGCCTCGGAATGGCTGGCGCTCGAGGGCTACGATCCCGCGTACGGCGCCCGGCCGCTGCGCCGCCTCGTGCAGCGCGAGATCGGCGACCGGCTCGCCAAGGAGATCCTCGGCGGCGTCGTCCACGACGGCGACACCATCCGGGTCGATCGCCCGGCGGACGGCGACGCGGATCCCGCGGCCGGCGGTCTCGTCATCACCCCGGTGGGCTGAGCAAGGCCAGCACCCGGAACGGGTTCCGGAACGGAGAGGGAGCGTCCCCGCGGTGACATCACCGCGGGGACGCTCCTCGCTGTGCGGACGCGCAGGCCGTCACGAGCTGGGGAGGAGATTCTCCGAGAAGTCGCTCTCATCGGTGCGGTGGACGAGGCAGTGGATGTGGCGATCGCCGGTGCCCCACGATTCCGCGGTCGGGATGACGTAGCTCGCGGTGAAGTCGTCGCTGAGCTTGGCAGGATCGAGGGCGCCGGCCGTCCCGGACTGGCAGAACGACTGGGCGCTCTCCGTCAGGGTCCCGGTGCTGGGATAGGAGTCGCCCTCGACCTCCTGCTGCGCGTACACCTGGGCGAAGTGCGGCTCATCGCAGTCGACGGTCTGCAGGGACCCGGCGACGTCCGGGTTGACGATGCAGTCGCCGACGGCCAGGTCGGGCTCGCTGCCCGCCGCCTGCGTGACCTCCTCCGTGGGCTGCTCCGCAGGCTCCTCGGTGGGCTGGGCGACCGGGGTCTCCGGCGGCTCGGGCTCGTTCGCGGGGAAGAGGAGGTTCCGGGCGAGCAGTCCGCCGCCGACGAGCAGCGCGAGGACGAGGAACCCGCCCACGACGAGGCCGACGACCAGCCCGGTGCGCTTCTTCCGCGGCGGCTGCGGGCCGCCCGGTCCACCGGGGTATCCGGGTCCTGCGGGTGCTCCGGGATAGCCGCCGCCGGCCGCTGCTCCGGGGTATCCGTGCCCGCCGGCCCCGGTCGGTGCGGCGCCGGGATAGCCTGCCGGAGCTCCGGTGTGCGGACCGGGGCCGGGTGAGCCGGTGTGCGGAGGGCCGACCGGCGCGCCCTGGGGTGCGGAGCCGGCGGGGCCCCGGCCGCCGGGAGCGGAGTACGGTCCGGGCTGTCCGGGGGGACGTGCGCCGTACGGACCGCTCTGCTGAGGCCCGCCCGGGGACGGTGCGCCGGGAGCGCCGGACTGCGGGCCGGCTGCGGGGCCGCCCGGCCGGGCGCCGGGATGCGGTGCCCCAGGACCCGGCTGCGCGCCCTGACCCGAGCCCGGCTGCGGATTGACCTGCGGAGGGTTCGGACGGCGGTAGGGATCGCTGGGGTAGCTCATGCCGTCCAGCCTAGGTCACGGCTCGCCCGCCCTACCACCGTGCGGCGGCGAGTATGGCGGAACTGGAACACGGGCGGCGGCGGGATCACACCGTGTAGTCGACGACGACCGGCGCGTGGTCGGAGGCTCCCTTGCCCTTGCGCTCCTCCCGGTCGACGAAGGCGTCCGCGGCGCGTTCGGCGAGGGCGGCGGAGGCGAGCTGGAAGTCGATGCGCATGCCCTGCTTCTTGGGGAAGCGGAGCTTCTGATAGTCCCAGAACGTGTAGACGCCGGGGCCCGGGGTGAACGGCCGGGCGACGTCGGTGAGACCGCTGTCGAGGAGCGCGGCGAACGCTGCGCGCTCGGGTTCGGAGACGTGCGTGGCGCCCTCGAACTCGGCCATGTCCCATACGTCGTCGTCCTCGGGGGCGACGTTGAAGTCGCCGCACAGCACGAGGGGCGCCTCAGGGGAGTCGGCGAGGGTCCGGGCGACCTCGGCGCGGAGCGCCTCGAGCCACGTGAGCTTGTACACGTAGTGCGGATGGTCGAGCTCGCGGCCGTTGGGCACGTAGAGCGAGTGGACGCGCACGCCGTCGCAGTCGGCGCTGATGGCGCGCGCCTCGACGTCGGCGCTCTCGCCGAAGCCGGGGACGTCGGGGAACCCGATCTCGACGTCCGCCAGTCCCACGCGGCTCGCGATCGCGACGCCGTTCCACTGGTTGAGCCCGTGGAAGGCGACCTCGTAGCCCCGGTCGGAGAACACCTCGGCGGGGAACTGGTCGTCGCGGCACTTGAGCTCCTGGATCGCCAGGACGTCCGTGTCCGAGCGGTCGAGCCAGGCGCCGATCCGGTCCGCCCGGGCCCGGATCGAGTTGACGTTCCATGTGGCGATTCGCATGCCACCCACTGTATCCGGCGGCCCTGCCGCACGCTTCCACCCAGCCGCGAGTATGCCTCCTGCGGCGTCCGGCGCGCGTCGTAGGCTGTCCCCATGGATTCCGCACCGCGCCGCAGGTCTGCCCGTCCGTTCGCCGCCCTGCGTCCGGCAGACGTCCCGGTCGCCCTCGTCACCGGGGCCACGAGCGGCATCGGCCTCGAGTTCGCCCGGGCGCTCGCCGCCGATGGCTACCACCTCGTGCTCGTCGCCCGGACGCTGCCCCGGCTGGAGGAGACCGCCGATCTGCTCGAGGACGAGTTCGGGGTGCCGGTGCGCGTCCTGTCGGCGGACCTCGCGAGCGAGCAGGGCATCGCGACGGTGGTCGCGTTCATCGGGCACGAGCGGGTCGACGTCGTGGTGAACAACGCCGGCTATGGCCTGCCGTACTCCGCGCTCCGCAGCGATCCGGCCGAGCTCGCCGCCCTCGACCGCGTCCTCAACGTCGCGGTGCAGCAGATCTCGTGGCACGCCGCGCAGCGGATGCTCGAGCGCGGTCGCGGCGGGATCATCACCGTCTCCTCGATGGCGGCGCTCACCACGATGGGGGCGTACGCCGCGGCGAAGTCGGCGGCCATGGTGTTCACCGAGAACCTCGCCGGGGAGCTCGCCGGCACGCCGGTCACCGCCACCGCGGTGCTGCCGGGCTACGTGCACACCGAGTTCCACGACCGGATGCGCGTGGACATGTCGAAGCTGCCGTCGGTGGCCTGGGTCGACGCCCGGACCGTCGCGCGCGAAGGGCTGGCCGACGCCCGCGCGGGAAAGGCGGTGTCCGTCCCCGGTCTGCAGTACAAGATCGCCTACCTCATCGCGCAGACGGCGCCGCGGCCGCTCATCCGCGGCGTGAGCAGCGGGTTCCGGGCGGTCCGAATGACCCGGCGGTCCCGCCGGCGTCCTTCCTGACAGCGGGGCCGGCGGCCCCGTGCGATCCGGCAGGATGCCCTGTCGCGAACCGCTCACCGGGGAGGACGGCGAACCGGGAACCGGCGACGTCTACTTGCGGGTAGGGGTCGCTCGCCGGGGCTGCGGTGGTCCGGTCCGCGGCGCGCTCACCCGCACGGATGCGCAGTTGTCTATGCAAACTTGTGAACTACCTGAGAGTAACCGAATGAAGTGAACTCCTGGTTTACACGCGTCGGATTCCTGTGGTGGAATGGAATCATTCGTCCGGTGGGGATCGGACGAATGAAGCGGACGTATGGGGATGCGTCCGGGTACTCGAGGGGAGTGCTGCAGAAGTCCCGGGATGTCGCGGTATCCGCGCCCCGGGACTTCTGTATTCACCATGTTTCCCGGGTGCGCAGTCTTCCGCAGTCGTCCTCGTAGAATGAGGGCATGTCTCCGACCTCCGCTGCGGAATCCCGCGCCCAGCTGCTGAAACTCATCGACGAGCTCGCCGTGGTCCGCGGCCGGGTGACGCTGTCCTCGGGCAAGGAGGCCGACTACTACCTCGACCTCCGCCGGGTCACACTCGATCACCGGAGCGCACCGCTCATCGGCGACGTCGTCCTCGACCTCCTCGGCCGTGAGGGCTACCTCGACCGGATCGATGCAGTGGGCGGCCTGACCATGGGCGCGGATCCGGTCGGCACGGCCGTCATGCACCGGTCCGTGGTGCGCGGCACCCCGCTCGACACCTTCGTCGTGCGGAAGGAGGCCAAGAAGCACGGGATGGGCCGTCGCGTCGAAGGCCCCGACGTCGCCGGCAAGCGGGTCGTCGCCGTCGAGGACACCTCGACCACGGGCGGCTCCGTGCTCACCGCGGTGGAGGCGCTCCGCGAAGCCGGCGCCGAGGTCGTCGCCGTCGCCGTGGTCATGGACCGCGGGACCGGGGCCAGGGAGCGGGTCGAAGCCGAGGGCCTTCCCTACCTCACCGCGCTCACCACCGCCGATCTCGGACTCGACTGAGCCGTTCCGCGGGGCCGATCCGCGGACGGAACCGGGAATCAGCGGAGAATCGACGATCGGACCCGTGCTCGGTTTGTGGCATGTCCCACCCTCGGGACACACTTGACTCTGCGCACCGTTCGGTCGGACTCGTGCGCGGCCACTGGGAAGAAGAAGGACGATCAGTGCTCACACTCACAGGCATCACGCTCAAGTCGGGTCGCAAGACCTGGCTCAAGGACGTGTCATTCACCGCGCAGGCGCGGCGCATCACCGGGATCGTCGGACCGCGCGGGTCCGGGAAGACCGAGCTCGCGCGCGTCATCATGGGGCTCGTCGAGCCCGATTCCGGCACCGTGACCCTCGAAGGCCACGAGCTCGGCTACGGCGACCGCCAGAACTTCGGCTACCTGCCCGCTGAGCGCGGCGGCTACCCGTCGATGAAGGTCCTCGAGCAGATCGTCTACTTCGCGCGGCTGCACGGGATGACCATGGGTGCCGCGGAGCGCAATGCGGTCACCCTGCTCGCGCGCCTCGACCTCTCCGACCGCGCCTACGCGCCCCTGTCGCACCTGTCGGGCACCGAGGTCGCCCGGGTCGACATCGCCGCGATCCTCGCCGCGGACCCGGACGTCGTCGTCCTCGACGAACCCTTCGACGGCCTCGACGCCGCGAGCGCGGAGAAGGTGTTCGACCTGCTCCGCGACCACGCCGACTCCGGCGTGCCCGTCGTCTTCACCTCCGACAGCTGGGATCTCACCCAGGCCGCCGCCGACGACATCATCGTCCTCTCCCACGGGGCGATCGCCCAGCAGGGCACGCTCGACGAGCTCCGGGCCGACCACCGGAGCTACCGCGTCGACTTCGCCGATGAGTCCGCGGCCACCGCCGCCGAGGCGCACCTCGCCGCGAGCCCGGGCGTCACCTCCGTCCGGCGCACCGGGACCCGGGTGCTCGTCGAGGCGGCTGATGTCGACTCCGCCGGCGCCGCGGTGAGCGGTCTGCCGGGCCTGCGCGGCTTCACCACCGTCGAGCCGAGCCTCGCCGAACTGTTCAAGGAGAAGGTGTGATGACGAATCCCAAGGACGCGAACACGGGTCGCCCGAAGAAGGACGCCGACCTCTCCTCCGACCTCGGCAGCTTCGAGGACGACGAGTTCCTCGTCGAGGACGAGACCACGGGCACCGATGCCGCGGAGCCGGGTGCGACCGGGACCGCCGCCGCGGATCCCGCCGACCCGGCTGACCCCGCCGTCGACGAGCCCGTCGCCGACGCCGACGCTGCCGGGGATCCCGATGACGACATCGAGGTCGCGAGCATCGACGATGACGACGACGTGCCCTATGAGCTCCGCGAGGAGCGTCAGGACCCGGCGACCGAGCCGCGCACGGGCCTCGTCTCGGAGTTCCGCGACCTCACCGGTCGGCAGGCCGCCTGGCTCGTCTCCAACCGCGAGACCACCACGACCTCGCGCAGTCCGCTGTTCTATGCCACCGCCCTCATC
This window harbors:
- a CDS encoding LysR family transcriptional regulator, with the translated sequence MTMRWPDLAVLELLTAIGEHGSLGAGARAVGMAQPNASRAIRALERRIGVDLLVRRPGGSRLSEEGAVVVDWARGVLSAGREFVSVTQALSAERAAHLDLAASMTVAEHLVPGWLAELRRGHPEAEVRLRVHNSSHVFELVASGSCELGFVETPHAHPELRTRVVARDRLVVVVPPAHPWAERTAGLTPAELAATPLVVREPGSGTRVTLDEALAAHDPVPPALESGSNAAVLASVTAGAGPAVLSELVISGPLRRDDLIAIPVVGLDLGREIRAVWRGPRPTPLAEALIEVARAT
- the clpB gene encoding ATP-dependent chaperone ClpB, with protein sequence MTAQFTTKSQEVLSAAVKDAVDRGHSQVDPAHILLALLTQPESIAGALLEHLGASSAAVRSEVEQVLAGLPSVSGTNQAQPSLSRSGLQLVTTAEKEMAALGDQFISTEHLLIAATADSGPVRSLLGRNGVTRDGLLAALPEVRGGRKVTSENPEDTFQALEKYGVDLTAAAREGKLDPVIGRDSEIRRVVQVLSRRTKNNPVLIGEPGVGKTAVVEGLAQRIVAGDVPDSLRNKTLISLDMAGMVAGAKYRGEFEERLKAVLEEIKSSDGQVVTFIDEIHTVVGAGATGDSAMDAGNMLKPMLARGELRLVGATTLDEYRENIEKDPALERRFQQVFVGEPSVEDSIAILRGLKERYEAHHKVTIADSALVAAASLSNRYISGRQLPDKAIDLVDEAASRLRMEIDSAPIEIDELTRAVDRLKMEEMALERESDAASVERLAVLREDLADKQEELAGLNATWETQRAGLNRVGELKQKLDDLRSQAEIARRDTDLETASRLLYGEIPAVEQEIAAAEAEEKAAGTARAMVGDQVTADDIAEVVAAWTGIPAGRLLEGERDKLLRAEEIIGQRLIGQTSAVASVSDAIRRSRAGVSDPDRPTGSFLFLGPTGVGKTELAKSLADFLFDDERALVRIDMSEYGEKHSVSRLVGAPPGYVGYETGGQLTEAIRRRPYSVVLLDEVEKAHPDVFDILLQVLDDGRLTDGQGRTVDFRNTILILTSNLGSQFLVDQSLEKEQRESAVMDVVHRAFKPEFLNRLDDVVMFDPLSMEDLSRIVDLQIAAMQERLAERRLTLEITPAASEWLALEGYDPAYGARPLRRLVQREIGDRLAKEILGGVVHDGDTIRVDRPADGDADPAAGGLVITPVG
- a CDS encoding septum formation family protein, which produces MSYPSDPYRRPNPPQVNPQPGSGQGAQPGPGAPHPGARPGGPAAGPQSGAPGAPSPGGPQQSGPYGARPPGQPGPYSAPGGRGPAGSAPQGAPVGPPHTGSPGPGPHTGAPAGYPGAAPTGAGGHGYPGAAAGGGYPGAPAGPGYPGGPGGPQPPRKKRTGLVVGLVVGGFLVLALLVGGGLLARNLLFPANEPEPPETPVAQPTEEPAEQPTEEVTQAAGSEPDLAVGDCIVNPDVAGSLQTVDCDEPHFAQVYAQQEVEGDSYPSTGTLTESAQSFCQSGTAGALDPAKLSDDFTASYVIPTAESWGTGDRHIHCLVHRTDESDFSENLLPSS
- a CDS encoding exodeoxyribonuclease III, producing MRIATWNVNSIRARADRIGAWLDRSDTDVLAIQELKCRDDQFPAEVFSDRGYEVAFHGLNQWNGVAIASRVGLADVEIGFPDVPGFGESADVEARAISADCDGVRVHSLYVPNGRELDHPHYVYKLTWLEALRAEVARTLADSPEAPLVLCGDFNVAPEDDDVWDMAEFEGATHVSEPERAAFAALLDSGLTDVARPFTPGPGVYTFWDYQKLRFPKKQGMRIDFQLASAALAERAADAFVDREERKGKGASDHAPVVVDYTV
- a CDS encoding SDR family NAD(P)-dependent oxidoreductase; amino-acid sequence: MDSAPRRRSARPFAALRPADVPVALVTGATSGIGLEFARALAADGYHLVLVARTLPRLEETADLLEDEFGVPVRVLSADLASEQGIATVVAFIGHERVDVVVNNAGYGLPYSALRSDPAELAALDRVLNVAVQQISWHAAQRMLERGRGGIITVSSMAALTTMGAYAAAKSAAMVFTENLAGELAGTPVTATAVLPGYVHTEFHDRMRVDMSKLPSVAWVDARTVAREGLADARAGKAVSVPGLQYKIAYLIAQTAPRPLIRGVSSGFRAVRMTRRSRRRPS
- the pyrE gene encoding orotate phosphoribosyltransferase; translated protein: MSPTSAAESRAQLLKLIDELAVVRGRVTLSSGKEADYYLDLRRVTLDHRSAPLIGDVVLDLLGREGYLDRIDAVGGLTMGADPVGTAVMHRSVVRGTPLDTFVVRKEAKKHGMGRRVEGPDVAGKRVVAVEDTSTTGGSVLTAVEALREAGAEVVAVAVVMDRGTGARERVEAEGLPYLTALTTADLGLD
- a CDS encoding ABC transporter ATP-binding protein; this encodes MLTLTGITLKSGRKTWLKDVSFTAQARRITGIVGPRGSGKTELARVIMGLVEPDSGTVTLEGHELGYGDRQNFGYLPAERGGYPSMKVLEQIVYFARLHGMTMGAAERNAVTLLARLDLSDRAYAPLSHLSGTEVARVDIAAILAADPDVVVLDEPFDGLDAASAEKVFDLLRDHADSGVPVVFTSDSWDLTQAAADDIIVLSHGAIAQQGTLDELRADHRSYRVDFADESAATAAEAHLAASPGVTSVRRTGTRVLVEAADVDSAGAAVSGLPGLRGFTTVEPSLAELFKEKV